One Engystomops pustulosus chromosome 11, aEngPut4.maternal, whole genome shotgun sequence DNA window includes the following coding sequences:
- the STN1 gene encoding CST complex subunit STN1 isoform X2 translates to MEELPSLLWGLDPVFLAFAKLYIKDILELKESHQVPGIFFYNGHPIRQVDILGIVVSIREKDAFYSYGVDDSTGVINCTCWKSSGPNCASSSEGPKRTSDAKDLDGLMQELYKQESRKAKMEIGDVIRVRGYIKVFRNQREVVASTFYRVDDPTLDVQISRMLDVPHLYRNVYDTPFTIPNHLADPSHGLSDVLSRSGLISQLSQKIMEFLEEKQICDFDQRELESVSSLLSSATNPNHKEEAGEGSSVTSREIHNVFKEAIRLLQDKGIVYLKSHKTGVYQVTDQDKELHKRVLSIIQEDCRRQRHADKGCHFLHILTCAQQISGSSVNDTVLQRVIDTLERNSDIVSTMEKYYTSF, encoded by the exons ATGGAAGAATTACCATCACTATTATGGGGGCTGGATCCTGTGTTTCTTGCATTCGCCAAGTTGTACATTAAGGACATTTTGGAACTGAAAGAGTCTCATCAAGTACCTG GGATCTTTTTCTACAACGGTCATCCTATCCGACAAGTGGATATTTTAGGAATTGTTGTCAGTATCAGGGAGAAGGATGCCTTCTACAGCTATGGAG TGGATGACAGCACTGGAGTTATCAATTGCACATGCTGGAAATCCTCCGGGCCAAACTGTGCATCATCTTCAG AGGGTCCGAAAAGAACATCAGATGCAAAGGATCTCGATGGGTTAATGCAAGAGCTGTACAAGCAGGAGAGCAGAAAAGCCAAAATGGAAATCGGTGACGTCATCCGAGTCCGAGGTTACATCAAGGTCTTCAGGAACCAGAGGGAGGTGGTGGCCTCTACATTTT ACAGAGTAGATGACCCCACACTGGATGTGCAGATCAGCCGGATGCTGGACGTCCCgcacctttacagaaatgtctatgATACACCCTTTACTATACCCAATCACCTCGCGGATCCTTCCCACGGACTCTC CGATGTCTTGTCACGTTCGGGCCTCATCTCACAGCTGAGTCAAAAAATAATGGAGTTTCTGGAAGAAAAACAGATTTGTGATTTTGATCAACGGGAATTGGAAAGTGTGTCCTCCTTACTGTCCAGCGCCACCAACCCAAACCACAAGGAGGAGGCCGGG GAAGGTTCAAGTGTAACATCCAGAGAAATTCATAACGTATTTAAAGAAGCCATACGTCTCCTTCAGGACAAAGGCATCGTCTACCTGAAATCCCACAAGACAGGAGTTTATCAG GTAACTGATCAAGACAAAGAGTTGCATAAACGAGTTCTGAGCATCATCCAGGAAGATTGCCGGAGACAGAGAC ATGCTGATAAAGGCTGCCACTTTCTCCACATCCTCACTTGTGCGCAGCAGATCTCTGGCTCCAGCGTCAATGACACCGTACTGCAGCGTGTTATCGACACTCTCGAAAGGAACAGCGACATTGTAAGCACCATGGAAAAATATTACACCTCATTCTGA